Proteins found in one Candidatus Eremiobacteraceae bacterium genomic segment:
- a CDS encoding GH92 family glycosyl hydrolase, which produces MRGWLFVCVALLVGAPALADPPAPLDKVDPLVGTSTTAIGGQIDTFPGADAPFGMLQWSPDTPSQPAGGGYNYNDGTITGFSLTHLSGPGCSVGGDVSILPFVGALGPPDAPDLSKLQQPFAHASEVAQPGYYQSLVGAQPILSQLAVTTRSGLGRFTFPSSPMANIIINASSDQGGSGDTTVQLSNGDMLTGSVKTGWFCGMPDTHTVYFALQFNRKWATSGTWMLGGTNLTPNSTAAHGSGVGAWVTFDTTQNPTVEIKAAISYVSVAGAHANLRAEATTWNIDRVRSVTQSLWAQELGRISVSGGSDKDERIFYTALYHTLLHPNVFSDADGSYRGFDDQIHKTDAGHVEYANFSGWDVYRTQMPLIAMLDPIRTSDMMRSFVHTAQAWGFLPRWSLANTESGVMGGDPADPSIAGAYAFGARDFDAHAALQAMVKGATDISSPPGLGWYVERPGLDEYLTRGYVVNTHTTNVSPVPNGASLTLEYSLDDFSIAQFAKAIGDRTTYETMMRRAQNWATLFDRSTGLIAPRDADGAFQQTPVTDAGQSGFQEGNAAQYTWMVPQNYAALIGGMGGDAAAQAKLDDYFSQINAGQDKPFAWLGNEPSLGSPWAYLSAGAPYKEETVVRAALVQLYGDTPDGIPGNDDLGTMSAWYVWCALGLYPQNPAAPVLDLGTPLFPHARIAVPDGAQISIDAPQASDDAAYIEKVAVNGSPWQRSWVPFALAHPMHLAIAVGTRPNTSWAAASQDAPPSYALGPVSFPPSSSATVEFSRQEIDIAPGGSANVGVSESMPSGPRIPIAVSFTGVPGVLTVGPVAHLGPVGDTSDVTDVQVTAGARSGLYRAYATGKTDDGALLPRSSIVVRVVRPGESLRLGYIANFFGDSITPIDPNTDVTGVDIPVGLNPRDLALSPDGARVYVADNGSNDVSVVDTGSQKTIATVKVGNAPWGIRVTPDGKTVWVANSGDNTVQPIDTATLLAGAPIAVGAQPGGIAIAPNGAMLYVADQSANAITPVDTRVGKALPPIPVGAQPRTVLVSADSATIFSSDKGGNTVTIASASGTGSAAVSSLAVPVGVLPKALALSPDGKQLFVANSGGNSVTPIDLATRTALAPIVVGYEPVAIAISPDGASAFVVNLGDNDCVVVDVRTHGLSEPIPLAAWPVAIALP; this is translated from the coding sequence ATGCGCGGTTGGCTTTTCGTGTGTGTCGCGTTGCTCGTCGGTGCTCCGGCTTTGGCCGATCCGCCGGCGCCGCTCGATAAAGTCGATCCTCTGGTTGGAACGTCCACGACAGCCATCGGCGGACAGATCGATACGTTCCCTGGCGCCGACGCGCCATTCGGCATGCTGCAATGGAGCCCGGATACGCCATCCCAACCTGCAGGCGGCGGCTACAACTACAACGATGGCACGATCACCGGCTTCAGTCTCACGCACTTGAGCGGTCCCGGATGCAGCGTGGGCGGCGATGTCAGCATTCTGCCGTTCGTCGGGGCGCTCGGACCGCCGGACGCACCCGACCTCTCAAAGCTGCAGCAGCCATTCGCGCACGCATCCGAAGTCGCGCAACCCGGATATTACCAGTCGCTCGTCGGCGCGCAGCCGATCCTGTCGCAGCTCGCCGTGACCACGCGAAGCGGACTTGGGCGATTCACGTTCCCGTCATCGCCGATGGCGAACATCATCATCAATGCGTCGTCGGATCAAGGCGGGTCGGGCGACACAACCGTTCAGCTCTCAAACGGCGACATGTTGACGGGCTCGGTCAAGACCGGCTGGTTCTGCGGCATGCCTGATACGCACACCGTGTATTTCGCGCTGCAGTTCAATCGGAAGTGGGCGACATCGGGCACGTGGATGCTCGGCGGCACGAATCTCACGCCGAACTCAACCGCCGCGCACGGCAGCGGCGTCGGCGCGTGGGTCACCTTCGACACCACGCAAAACCCAACGGTTGAGATCAAGGCGGCGATCTCGTACGTAAGTGTGGCCGGCGCGCACGCGAATTTGCGTGCCGAGGCCACGACGTGGAACATCGACCGCGTGCGCAGCGTGACACAGTCCCTCTGGGCGCAAGAGCTTGGCCGCATCAGCGTGAGCGGCGGCAGCGATAAGGATGAGCGGATTTTCTACACTGCGCTCTATCACACGCTGCTGCATCCCAACGTCTTCAGCGATGCCGACGGTTCGTATCGCGGTTTTGACGATCAGATCCACAAGACCGACGCGGGTCATGTGGAGTATGCGAACTTCTCCGGTTGGGATGTCTATCGCACCCAAATGCCGCTGATCGCCATGCTTGATCCGATACGCACGAGCGATATGATGCGTTCGTTCGTGCATACCGCGCAGGCGTGGGGCTTTCTGCCGCGCTGGTCGCTCGCGAACACCGAGAGCGGCGTGATGGGCGGCGATCCGGCAGATCCGTCGATCGCCGGCGCGTACGCATTCGGCGCACGCGATTTCGACGCGCACGCAGCGCTCCAAGCCATGGTGAAAGGCGCGACGGATATCTCGTCGCCGCCTGGCCTCGGGTGGTACGTGGAGCGGCCGGGGCTCGACGAATATCTCACGCGCGGTTACGTCGTCAACACGCACACCACCAACGTCTCGCCGGTGCCCAATGGGGCGTCGCTGACCTTGGAATACTCCCTTGACGATTTTTCCATCGCCCAGTTCGCAAAAGCGATCGGCGATCGGACGACCTACGAGACGATGATGCGCCGCGCGCAGAACTGGGCGACGCTCTTCGACCGCTCGACCGGCCTCATCGCGCCGCGCGACGCGGACGGCGCGTTTCAACAGACGCCGGTCACCGATGCAGGCCAGAGCGGTTTTCAGGAAGGCAACGCCGCGCAATACACGTGGATGGTTCCGCAGAACTACGCGGCGCTGATCGGCGGTATGGGCGGCGATGCGGCCGCGCAAGCAAAGCTCGACGATTACTTCAGCCAGATCAACGCCGGCCAAGACAAGCCTTTTGCGTGGCTTGGCAACGAACCGAGCCTCGGCAGCCCGTGGGCCTATCTATCGGCCGGCGCGCCATATAAGGAAGAGACGGTCGTGCGCGCCGCGCTCGTGCAGTTGTACGGCGATACGCCTGACGGCATTCCCGGTAACGACGACCTCGGTACGATGAGCGCGTGGTACGTCTGGTGCGCGCTTGGGCTGTACCCGCAGAATCCGGCTGCGCCGGTGCTCGATCTGGGCACCCCGCTTTTTCCGCACGCTCGTATCGCCGTTCCTGACGGCGCGCAGATCTCCATCGATGCGCCGCAGGCTTCCGACGATGCCGCGTACATCGAGAAGGTCGCTGTGAACGGCAGCCCGTGGCAGAGGAGCTGGGTGCCGTTCGCGTTGGCACATCCGATGCATCTTGCGATTGCGGTCGGCACGCGGCCGAACACGAGCTGGGCCGCGGCATCGCAGGACGCGCCGCCATCGTACGCGCTTGGACCGGTGTCTTTTCCGCCGTCATCGTCGGCGACGGTCGAATTCAGCCGGCAGGAAATCGACATAGCGCCTGGAGGCTCGGCAAATGTTGGCGTTTCGGAAAGCATGCCCTCGGGTCCGCGTATTCCAATTGCGGTATCGTTCACCGGTGTGCCCGGCGTACTCACCGTGGGTCCAGTGGCGCACCTGGGTCCGGTCGGCGATACGAGTGACGTGACGGACGTGCAAGTGACCGCCGGCGCACGATCCGGACTCTACCGCGCCTATGCCACGGGGAAAACCGATGACGGCGCATTGCTGCCGCGCTCTTCCATCGTCGTCCGTGTGGTGCGCCCGGGCGAATCGTTACGTCTCGGATACATCGCGAACTTCTTCGGCGATTCGATCACGCCCATCGATCCCAACACCGATGTGACGGGCGTAGATATTCCCGTGGGTTTGAATCCCCGCGATCTTGCGCTCAGCCCGGATGGCGCGCGCGTGTATGTCGCGGACAACGGGTCGAACGACGTCAGCGTCGTGGACACTGGATCGCAGAAGACGATCGCCACCGTTAAAGTCGGCAATGCTCCGTGGGGCATCCGCGTGACGCCCGACGGCAAAACCGTCTGGGTCGCGAACAGCGGCGATAATACCGTGCAGCCTATCGATACGGCGACGCTCCTCGCCGGCGCGCCGATCGCGGTTGGTGCGCAGCCCGGCGGGATCGCGATTGCACCGAACGGTGCCATGCTCTACGTCGCCGACCAGTCGGCCAACGCGATCACGCCGGTGGACACGCGCGTCGGCAAGGCATTGCCTCCGATCCCGGTGGGCGCGCAACCGCGTACGGTGCTCGTCTCGGCGGATAGCGCGACGATCTTTTCGAGCGACAAGGGCGGCAATACCGTGACGATCGCAAGCGCGTCCGGCACCGGAAGCGCAGCCGTGAGTTCGTTGGCCGTGCCGGTCGGCGTTTTGCCGAAAGCGTTGGCTCTGTCACCGGACGGGAAGCAGCTTTTTGTCGCGAATTCCGGCGGCAATTCGGTGACGCCGATCGACCTCGCAACGCGGACTGCGCTCGCCCCGATCGTCGTCGGTTACGAGCCCGTCGCGATCGCCATCAGTCCCGATGGCGCGAGCGCGTTCGTCGTCAACCTTGGAGACAACGACTGCGTCGTCGTGGACGTAAGAACGCACGGCTTGTCCGAACCGATTCCGCTCGCCGCGTGGCCGGTTGCGATCGCGCTGCCCTGA
- a CDS encoding peptide ABC transporter substrate-binding protein has translation MHKRIFVCAVIAVLVCGCSHVSESTNSVRSSGTIPGVVRVSRPDSPNTLNPLIGGLYIENYIQEAIFDGLVKLDSNGTVLPDLAQVVPSLSNGGLSRDGKTITYRLRRGVVWHDGAPFTSADVVFTYKEMTNPKVPFPAASTFSDVASVTAPDAYTVVVRLKKPLAMALNQLFCDGENGQIVPKHLLDHSNNLLTDPFGNHPIGTGPLEFSRWEHGTEIVLVPNPHYFLGAPQLREVDIFTIPDANTALTMARSREIDVAQLTTPSQAVTLRGVPGINVIAAPAYSLTYVEFNVRRPPFDDRSVREALALAIDRPAIAQRSYDGFAVAADSVIPPYSWGYTKDNGAPPFDPAAARKLLDADGYVAGPDGVRAKNGIRLEAAILVDAASASGLSGAQQVQAYWRAVGVDAAVKPMPLNVIRGPGGPAENGTFGVFYATIGFDVDPSRDTLLSRQSFPPKGNDLARYSTPQVERLIDLGASTYDRAQRAQYYAQLQRQVNYDMPDIPIAWPRFIYAVNTDLRGFMPETVNSDFWNVQNWRI, from the coding sequence ATGCACAAGCGAATATTCGTTTGCGCGGTCATCGCCGTACTCGTGTGCGGCTGTTCGCACGTTTCCGAATCCACCAATTCCGTGCGTTCGTCCGGAACAATTCCTGGCGTGGTGCGCGTCTCGCGGCCGGATTCGCCGAACACGCTCAATCCGCTGATCGGCGGCCTCTACATAGAGAATTATATCCAAGAAGCGATCTTCGATGGCTTAGTCAAGCTCGATTCGAACGGTACCGTCTTGCCGGATCTTGCACAAGTGGTTCCTTCGCTCTCGAACGGCGGCTTGAGCCGTGACGGGAAAACGATCACCTACCGCTTGCGACGCGGCGTGGTCTGGCATGACGGCGCGCCGTTCACGTCGGCGGATGTTGTTTTTACATATAAAGAGATGACAAACCCCAAAGTACCGTTTCCGGCGGCAAGCACGTTCTCCGACGTCGCGTCCGTAACTGCACCCGACGCATATACCGTGGTCGTGCGTTTGAAGAAGCCGCTCGCGATGGCGCTCAACCAACTCTTCTGCGACGGCGAGAACGGGCAGATCGTGCCGAAGCATCTCCTCGACCACTCCAACAATCTGTTAACCGATCCGTTCGGCAACCATCCGATAGGCACCGGTCCGCTGGAATTCTCTCGTTGGGAGCACGGCACCGAAATCGTGCTCGTGCCGAACCCGCACTATTTTCTCGGCGCGCCGCAGCTTCGAGAAGTCGATATCTTCACGATCCCCGATGCCAATACAGCGCTGACGATGGCGCGCTCGCGCGAGATTGACGTCGCACAGCTGACAACCCCATCGCAGGCGGTCACACTGCGCGGAGTTCCCGGCATCAATGTCATCGCGGCGCCGGCGTATTCGCTGACCTACGTGGAATTCAACGTTCGGCGCCCGCCGTTTGACGATCGCTCGGTGCGCGAAGCGCTCGCGCTCGCGATCGATCGTCCGGCCATCGCACAGCGCTCGTACGATGGATTCGCGGTCGCGGCGGATTCAGTCATCCCGCCGTACAGTTGGGGCTATACGAAGGACAACGGCGCGCCGCCCTTCGATCCTGCGGCCGCGCGCAAGCTGCTCGATGCGGACGGATACGTCGCGGGTCCGGACGGCGTACGCGCGAAGAACGGCATCCGTCTCGAGGCGGCGATCTTAGTGGACGCGGCGAGCGCCTCGGGCTTGTCCGGCGCGCAGCAAGTGCAGGCGTACTGGCGCGCGGTTGGTGTCGACGCCGCCGTCAAGCCGATGCCGCTGAACGTCATCCGCGGTCCGGGCGGCCCGGCCGAAAACGGCACGTTCGGTGTTTTCTACGCGACGATCGGCTTCGACGTCGATCCGTCGCGCGACACGCTTCTGAGCCGCCAGTCCTTTCCGCCGAAGGGCAACGATCTTGCTCGCTACAGCACGCCGCAGGTGGAGCGCCTGATCGATTTAGGCGCCTCGACGTACGATCGCGCGCAACGGGCGCAGTACTACGCGCAGCTGCAGCGCCAAGTCAATTACGATATGCCCGACATCCCGATCGCTTGGCCGCGCTTCATCTACGCCGTCAACACCGACTTGCGCGGATTTATGCCCGAAACAGTTAACTCCGATTTCTGGAACGTTCAGAATTGGCGAATCTAA
- the alr gene encoding alanine racemase — protein sequence MRPWLEISPRALAANARAISLRAAPASLCAVVKSNAYGHGLIPTARSLSEAGIPHLSFGVFTPHEAISLRDAGVSEPVLLLGPVADADLEPLVREGVEIALLDASDVGRIGRVRATVHLKIETGTHRFGLQWDQVSAVAAELRDAGARIVGVYSHLADSEELDAAFAREQLARLLDSVEIVGLASGSRPQRHIAASAAAILWPEFRLDMVRGGIALYGLWPSEGVRERMRESDPSFVLEPALRWFAPVVHICDAAAGETVGYGCEFKCARASRIAVLSLGYADGLPRAAGNERGRVRFGKSYAPIVGRICMNACMVDITDLEPPVRRGDAAELDVEEIAAAAGTIAYEILARLPSEMERRYT from the coding sequence GTGCGGCCCTGGCTCGAGATCAGCCCCCGTGCACTAGCAGCGAACGCCCGTGCGATAAGCCTTCGAGCCGCTCCGGCGAGCCTCTGCGCGGTCGTGAAGTCCAATGCGTACGGTCACGGCTTGATTCCGACCGCCCGGTCGCTTTCCGAGGCCGGCATCCCTCATTTGAGCTTCGGCGTGTTCACACCGCACGAGGCGATTTCACTACGAGATGCGGGCGTCTCCGAGCCGGTTCTGCTGCTCGGTCCCGTGGCCGACGCCGATCTTGAACCCCTCGTGCGCGAGGGTGTGGAAATCGCGCTGCTCGATGCTTCCGACGTCGGCCGGATCGGGCGCGTGCGCGCAACGGTGCACCTGAAGATCGAGACGGGAACGCATCGTTTCGGATTGCAGTGGGATCAAGTGAGCGCGGTTGCCGCGGAACTGCGTGATGCCGGCGCGCGAATCGTCGGCGTGTATTCGCATCTCGCCGATTCGGAAGAACTCGACGCCGCGTTCGCGCGCGAGCAACTGGCGCGGCTTCTTGATTCGGTGGAGATCGTCGGGCTTGCGAGCGGTTCGCGGCCGCAACGTCACATCGCGGCATCTGCCGCCGCGATCTTGTGGCCGGAGTTCAGGCTCGACATGGTGCGCGGCGGCATTGCGCTGTACGGGCTCTGGCCGTCCGAAGGCGTGCGCGAACGGATGCGCGAGAGCGATCCATCATTTGTGTTGGAGCCTGCGCTGCGGTGGTTTGCGCCGGTCGTGCACATCTGCGATGCGGCCGCCGGCGAGACAGTGGGCTACGGCTGTGAGTTCAAATGCGCACGCGCGTCGCGCATTGCCGTCCTCTCTTTGGGCTATGCAGACGGCTTGCCGCGCGCCGCCGGCAATGAGCGCGGGCGCGTCCGCTTCGGCAAGTCGTACGCGCCGATCGTCGGTCGCATCTGCATGAACGCATGCATGGTGGACATCACGGACCTTGAGCCGCCGGTGCGGCGCGGCGATGCAGCCGAGTTGGACGTAGAAGAAATAGCCGCTGCGGCCGGCACGATCGCATACGAAATCCTCGCGCGATTGCCGTCAGAAATGGAGCGACGCTACACCTGA
- the groES gene encoding co-chaperone GroES gives MPETATRTELQPLGDRVVVEAVEQAKTSAGGVILPDTAKEKPQEGIIIAVGPGRKTDKGEIIKIDLKVGDKVIYSKYSGSEIKLDGKEYLIVSEKDVLAIVKR, from the coding sequence GTGCCCGAAACCGCGACGAGAACAGAATTGCAACCGCTCGGCGACCGCGTGGTCGTCGAAGCCGTCGAGCAGGCCAAGACATCCGCCGGCGGCGTCATCCTCCCGGATACCGCGAAAGAGAAGCCGCAAGAAGGCATCATCATCGCCGTCGGACCGGGCCGCAAGACCGACAAAGGCGAGATCATCAAGATCGATCTCAAAGTCGGCGACAAAGTCATCTACTCGAAGTACTCCGGATCCGAGATCAAGCTCGACGGTAAAGAGTACCTCATCGTCAGCGAAAAAGACGTTCTCGCGATCGTCAAACGCTAG
- the groL gene encoding chaperonin GroEL (60 kDa chaperone family; promotes refolding of misfolded polypeptides especially under stressful conditions; forms two stacked rings of heptamers to form a barrel-shaped 14mer; ends can be capped by GroES; misfolded proteins enter the barrel where they are refolded when GroES binds), translating into MAAKELLFDENARRALERGANALADAVKVTLGPKGRYVVIDKKFGSPTITNDGVTIAKEIELTNHFENMGAQLVKEVASKTNDIAGDGTTTATVLAQAIIREGLRNVTAGSNPLAIKRGIEKAVEAAVAELKKMSRKVETKADISQVASISAKDKAIGDIVADAMEKVTKDGVITVEESRTTKTELELKEGMQFDKGYISPYMVTDPERMEAVLQDPYILITERKVSAIADILPLLEKVVQVQRPLVVIAEDVEGEALATLVVNKLRGTFTCVAVKAPGFGDRRKEMLKDIAILTGGTVISEELGLKLDKVTINELGKAKTVKITKEDTTIVDGAGKKEEIKGRIEQIKRQIEDTDSDFDREKLQERLAKLSGGVAVIQVGAATETELKEKKHRMEDAVSTARSAVEEGMLPGGGAALIHALKGLDQAKAGHPDEQVGINIVRRALEEPLRQIAENGGYEGSVVVQKVKTLDSNHGFNAENAEYGDMFKMGIVDPLKVTRSALENAASIAALLLTTETLISEKPEEKKNGGGGMPGGGGMGGYDMM; encoded by the coding sequence ATGGCTGCTAAAGAATTACTCTTCGACGAGAACGCGCGCCGCGCGCTCGAGCGCGGTGCCAACGCTCTCGCCGATGCCGTCAAGGTGACGCTCGGCCCCAAAGGCCGCTACGTCGTCATCGACAAGAAGTTCGGCTCGCCGACGATCACCAACGACGGCGTGACCATCGCGAAAGAGATCGAGCTCACCAACCACTTCGAGAACATGGGCGCGCAGCTCGTGAAGGAAGTGGCGAGCAAGACCAACGACATCGCCGGCGACGGCACCACCACCGCCACGGTGCTCGCGCAAGCGATCATCCGCGAAGGCCTGCGCAACGTCACCGCCGGCTCGAACCCGCTTGCCATCAAGCGCGGCATCGAGAAGGCCGTTGAAGCGGCAGTCGCCGAGCTCAAGAAGATGTCGCGCAAGGTCGAGACCAAAGCCGACATCTCACAAGTCGCATCCATCTCCGCCAAAGATAAGGCCATCGGCGACATCGTTGCCGACGCGATGGAGAAAGTCACGAAAGACGGCGTCATCACCGTCGAAGAGTCGCGCACGACGAAGACCGAGCTCGAACTCAAAGAAGGCATGCAGTTCGACAAGGGCTACATCTCGCCGTACATGGTGACGGACCCGGAGCGCATGGAAGCCGTGCTGCAGGATCCGTACATCCTCATCACCGAGCGCAAGGTCTCGGCCATCGCCGACATCCTTCCGCTGCTCGAGAAGGTAGTGCAGGTCCAGCGTCCGCTCGTCGTCATCGCAGAAGATGTCGAGGGTGAAGCGCTCGCCACGCTCGTCGTCAACAAGCTGCGCGGCACGTTCACGTGCGTCGCGGTCAAGGCGCCCGGCTTCGGCGATCGCCGCAAAGAGATGCTCAAGGACATCGCGATCCTCACCGGCGGCACCGTGATCTCTGAAGAGCTCGGACTGAAGCTCGACAAAGTCACGATCAACGAGCTTGGCAAAGCCAAGACCGTCAAGATCACCAAAGAAGACACGACGATCGTCGACGGCGCCGGCAAGAAGGAAGAGATCAAAGGCCGCATCGAGCAGATCAAGCGCCAGATCGAAGACACCGATTCCGATTTCGATCGCGAGAAGCTCCAAGAGCGCCTCGCCAAGTTGTCGGGCGGCGTCGCGGTCATCCAGGTCGGCGCAGCAACCGAGACCGAGCTCAAAGAGAAGAAGCACCGCATGGAAGACGCGGTCTCAACGGCTCGCTCGGCTGTTGAAGAGGGCATGCTGCCGGGCGGCGGCGCTGCACTCATCCACGCGCTCAAGGGTCTCGACCAAGCGAAGGCCGGACATCCGGACGAGCAGGTCGGCATCAACATCGTGCGCCGCGCGCTCGAAGAGCCGCTGCGTCAGATCGCCGAGAACGGCGGCTACGAAGGTTCTGTCGTGGTGCAGAAGGTCAAGACGCTCGACAGCAACCACGGCTTCAACGCCGAGAACGCAGAGTACGGCGACATGTTCAAGATGGGCATCGTGGACCCGCTTAAGGTCACGCGCTCGGCCCTCGAGAACGCCGCGTCGATCGCTGCGCTCCTGCTCACCACCGAGACGCTGATCTCCGAGAAGCCGGAAGAGAAGAAGAACGGCGGCGGCGGGATGCCCGGCGGCGGCGGCATGGGCGGCTACGACATGATGTAA
- a CDS encoding GNAT family N-acetyltransferase — translation MNEITVEAVGSLTDEVRALIGELDQTLAREYSAEQQHGLRPEAIFQPHVRFFLARLDGVAVGCGGVALFEDFAEVKRMYVRDSVRGQGIGRALLLRIESAAIEGGHDELRLETGDKQLAAIRLYERAGFQRCAAFHDYKSMAPSAIATSLFFEKHLTGTNIAEPKKDGP, via the coding sequence ATGAACGAAATCACTGTCGAAGCCGTCGGATCACTTACAGACGAAGTTCGAGCGCTGATCGGTGAACTCGATCAGACGCTCGCGCGCGAGTATTCGGCCGAGCAACAACACGGCTTGCGACCCGAGGCGATCTTCCAACCGCACGTGCGCTTCTTTCTCGCTCGCCTCGATGGTGTTGCTGTGGGCTGCGGCGGCGTCGCGTTGTTCGAAGATTTCGCCGAGGTCAAGCGCATGTACGTCCGCGATTCCGTGCGCGGTCAGGGTATCGGGCGCGCGCTACTTTTGCGCATCGAGTCGGCGGCGATCGAAGGCGGCCATGACGAGTTGCGCTTGGAGACCGGCGACAAACAGCTCGCCGCGATTCGGCTGTACGAGCGGGCCGGATTTCAGCGTTGCGCCGCGTTTCACGATTACAAATCGATGGCGCCGAGTGCGATTGCGACGAGCCTTTTCTTTGAAAAGCATCTGACCGGCACGAATATCGCTGAGCCAAAAAAAGACGGGCCGTAG
- a CDS encoding DUF2721 domain-containing protein, with amino-acid sequence MGSALGTPNPALAVISAMLTPAILILAAGSLANSTLVRLARTVDRTRQLIVEGDLFHRAGNMKAASIIGERLDVQVRRAELARRALGGYYLAIAMFLLASLIIALNQILGDRYPYAGPIIVILGGFVLFVATATIVVEVNISAGTLREEVRQYHARELEP; translated from the coding sequence ATGGGCAGCGCTTTAGGCACGCCGAACCCGGCTTTGGCCGTCATCTCGGCCATGCTGACACCGGCTATCCTCATCCTCGCAGCCGGGTCCCTTGCCAATTCGACGCTCGTGCGGCTTGCACGTACCGTGGATCGCACGCGCCAGTTGATCGTCGAAGGCGATCTGTTCCACCGCGCTGGCAATATGAAGGCCGCGTCGATCATCGGCGAGCGGCTCGACGTGCAGGTTCGTCGCGCCGAACTTGCGAGACGCGCACTGGGCGGCTACTATCTTGCGATCGCGATGTTCTTGTTGGCGAGTCTGATCATCGCACTCAATCAGATCTTAGGCGACCGATACCCGTACGCGGGGCCGATCATCGTCATCCTCGGCGGATTCGTGTTGTTCGTCGCCACCGCGACGATCGTCGTGGAGGTGAACATCTCAGCGGGCACGCTGCGCGAGGAAGTGCGACAGTATCACGCGCGCGAGCTCGAGCCGTAA
- a CDS encoding DUF4097 family beta strand repeat-containing protein: MSRVVIVVIVLVVLAIALSHVPSAPNFAFASWPHDGVTEKSQGSYRFAPQGTLQISDASGDVTIHGSDSNVSTIDITVTKHADNRSQLEQLVPQIGAYNGGVAIESQYPSMCMNCDISYTIDVPRSAQVAVSDDSGDVKITGTNGIITVKASSGGVTLEDDSGPTSVDLDSGDASLTDVTGTVRVANSSGDIDASGLENSVDFVSSSGDIKANYARFDGVSTVHMQAHSGSIELKLPSGAGAKISASTSNGSLDSDILPVHENDSGADASGTIGDGHATVNVTTDSGDISINGHSS; the protein is encoded by the coding sequence ATGTCCCGAGTCGTCATCGTCGTCATCGTTCTTGTCGTGTTGGCAATCGCGCTTTCGCACGTGCCGTCGGCGCCGAATTTCGCATTCGCGTCGTGGCCGCACGACGGCGTGACGGAGAAATCCCAAGGATCGTATCGTTTCGCGCCGCAGGGCACGCTACAGATCAGCGACGCGAGCGGCGACGTCACGATCCACGGCTCCGACAGCAACGTGAGCACGATCGACATCACGGTCACCAAACACGCCGACAACCGATCGCAGCTCGAACAGCTCGTGCCGCAAATCGGCGCGTACAACGGCGGCGTCGCGATCGAATCGCAGTACCCGAGCATGTGCATGAACTGCGACATCTCGTACACGATTGACGTGCCGCGAAGCGCGCAGGTCGCTGTCAGTGACGACAGCGGCGATGTGAAGATCACGGGCACGAACGGCATCATCACCGTCAAGGCTTCGAGCGGCGGAGTCACGCTCGAAGACGACAGCGGCCCCACGAGCGTTGATCTCGACAGCGGCGACGCATCGTTGACCGACGTGACAGGCACAGTTCGGGTCGCCAATTCATCAGGCGACATCGACGCGAGCGGTCTTGAGAATAGCGTCGATTTCGTCAGCTCGTCGGGTGATATCAAGGCCAACTATGCGCGGTTTGACGGCGTGAGCACGGTGCACATGCAGGCGCATAGCGGTTCGATCGAACTAAAGCTGCCTTCAGGCGCCGGCGCGAAGATCAGCGCATCGACTTCGAACGGCAGCCTTGATTCTGATATACTGCCGGTTCACGAGAACGATTCGGGCGCCGATGCGAGCGGAACGATCGGCGACGGCCACGCGACCGTGAACGTGACCACCGATAGCGGCGACATCTCGATCAACGGCCACTCCTCATAA